In Romboutsia lituseburensis, a genomic segment contains:
- a CDS encoding DUF7507 domain-containing protein, which translates to MALTQHFSAIDKAILVSTGNSLVVCGSTTAPDVNTSDLIKTDGTTTRDWSQSGSTANLNILSNSTILYAELVWYSTVYSNVSGSLDLRSIQDNPITFATSKGSYQITPQYTDSYTGTSGTIDRYRAADVTTYVQSALSGSYTVASVPISVPRTGLSNSRAGWSLTVIYRNDSFKPQQIIYESGISVATPSTPLQTTISGFTTPSTPSNLKGNVFIAAANGEPLSGIESVSLGPSFAQLSNIGNTVNSPNINPGTAPNNPGNNFFAGIINVADQTNSSNGLLNINGTNGTNNNDGFAPIQTLGGRNKWDITDVDISSTLIPNQTLLAGQITEGTVGDGVQLVALGAQVLAQAPDLTASLMLYDIDGDGQYNVEVGEQMVYGIQITNNGSVAANNVMLSTVLDQSCTFVTNSVVVNGTVMNGADITKSVNIGSVPTHGIVDVTFTVIVNKLPSGPIEYNGVLLYETVNYSYQFTSGQNTITNYDSTNTVQVIVQEGLLSITKSASTTSLSVGDTVTYTININNIGSISATNILFQDKVNQYCSFVDGSLYINGTNYPDDDPTVGVTLPDMNVGASTQIVFESKVNSLSPSTKVNNLSCVSFGYIYNQYGYLREQTIFSNSTSIQVNYVDVIGERCNSNNYPNIGDTVTYTLSLSNIGNESATNVQVQEPPIPGVSFVTGSVKINGTSQSDLNPFTGFTLTNPINPQQTTTVTYQVLVNQLNPANTIENIAQVPFKYQISQGSSIISSEKDSNKVDTIANYVCMNISKSVDKAYASIGDTLYYTINVSNSGNINATNTMFLDSLQSQISLVSGSVYINGVSYPNYDPTQGFTIGTICPSEIVEITFKVTVNSVPNPNIVYNHASLLYNYQPDPNASTLINTVYSNTVQTTINQALYTITKSVNKTYAQLGDILVYTTTIQNTGTVHLTNIIFADYIGAWMNLYPGTVYVNGVNYPSYDPSQSFSIEDLHPGEIATIVFATTIVKTPPVGYIPNMSEANITYQVNPTSPVVTKTIFSNTVVTYDPLGTIDLVKSVDKSYSVVGDTLTYSFTATNTGNTTVINTLFNDTLQAEATFATGSVMVNGISQPSYDPNKGFTLGTIYMGQVVTVSFQATINKLPNPNVIKNSATTAFSYYVDPSQQPVTKTATSNTVTTTINSYSATLTKSVDKLYATIGDTLNYTVTVNNTGTVSLTNVNFIDIIANGATFVPGSVYVNGVNNPSANPNTGFSIGNISAGGSEVITFQATVTTVPTPPTINNTANMTFVYQLTPTSPYVNGSLTSNIVTTNISMMSVTNTKSVDKAYATVGDTLTYTSVIANNGNINITNTNFIDNIPSNTTFVKESVKINGTPYSSYDPTVGFTLETITPGSSATIVFEVTVASVPSNGYVTNTSNISYQYQLNPNLPPISANVASNSVTTYINMGNLTITKAADRSIVKLNNVITYNFVVTNTGNTNLTNLSFKDTIQGESSFNTGSVYINGVNQPSLNLNNGFSLSDIPVGQQTTISFTVTANSIPLNNELLNTGSVTYSYHIDPKGSPTTKTATSNQTTVYVYDTIMSANKSVDKSIAKIGDTLNFTINVSNEGNVSAKQVLFEDILDLNISFVTDSVYINGNQEKGYDPNKGFSLQDIEAGSTTTVTFEATVKTRPANNIVYNYAVINYEYTVGQQTTQAAINTNTTQTYVAVGELTIAKSVDKIYATVGDNLSYSVTITNTGSVNATKLAFQDLIPNGATFNTSSVVIDGISQSTFNPNTGFNLSDLIPNQSHTVVFSVNVSSLPASGEIDNTADVTFTYQLTPSDSPVTTTTPSNTVKTYIEVCMLNLAKVVDKSYATIGDTLNYSITINNTGNANATNIVFKDMIQSNATFVSGSVKINGTTQSTYDPNKGFILSDIPGYGTTTVTFAVTVQTLPTSYIIYNAATTSYSYYINPNNPIITTQSTSNTVTTMINIGLLTATKSVSKAYATVGDILTYTVNIVNTGNVVASSINFRDVIPTGLTFVTGSVTINGTFYTTYDPYASFTLGNISPGATVVVTFNAAVASLPTPSLVSNTANITFSYYVNPSGSIIVAQVNSNTVTTQINVGTITLTKSVDKSYSTMGNILTYTVVINNTGNVDASNVIFTDNLQMDVTFNEGSVIVNGKSEPTYDPTKGFIIGTISTLGYATVSFTVTVIPAPTQSTVLNFVVGTFSYKVDPNGQYYSNSVQSNTVSTIIVIPSLTATKVVDKAYATIGDTLNYNVSVQNTGNTTISQLFFTDFLSNGAVFKSGTLVIDGVSYQNYDPTVGFNLPNSLIAGNTSLVQFQATVTALPSPPQVTNYALVNGVYYVNPQGSTYPISATSNTVTTNINLGSLSNTKTVDKMYASVNDTVTYTSTITNTGNINATSIQFIDSLQSALTYVSGTVTINGVVYPSLDPTVGFSLSDLAPGQTVTVVFSAKINSLPTPPYVTNTSSAQFSYYINPNTAIITKTQNSNTVTTNVVLGKINTTKAVDKPIATLGDILTYTVTLTNVGNVIDNNVLFQDTPSTGVTFNKGSVTVNGTSQPTYDPTAGFSLGNIGIGNVVTVIFTVTVKSVPSSNQVTNQAIIPFQYVVDPKQNPYSSTSYSNTVTTNIAYGNLSVNKSVNKQFATIGDTITYTVVVTNVGNINATNVVFLDPTPQNSIFVLRSVTINGVAYPDYNPSAGFNLNTMTPGQIITVVYQVQVIDLC; encoded by the coding sequence GTGGCACTAACACAACATTTCTCAGCAATTGATAAGGCAATATTAGTATCTACTGGAAATAGTTTAGTAGTATGTGGAAGTACAACTGCTCCAGATGTAAATACTTCTGACCTTATAAAAACAGATGGTACAACAACTAGAGATTGGAGTCAATCAGGAAGTACAGCTAATTTAAATATACTATCTAATAGTACAATTCTTTATGCAGAACTTGTATGGTATTCTACTGTATATAGCAATGTATCAGGTTCTTTAGATCTTAGAAGTATACAAGATAATCCAATAACATTTGCCACTTCAAAAGGAAGTTATCAAATAACACCTCAATATACAGATAGTTATACTGGTACGTCTGGAACCATAGATAGATATAGAGCAGCTGATGTAACAACTTATGTACAATCTGCACTGTCAGGTAGTTACACTGTAGCTAGTGTTCCTATAAGTGTTCCTCGTACAGGATTAAGTAATTCAAGAGCTGGATGGTCATTAACAGTAATATATAGAAATGATTCATTTAAGCCACAGCAAATTATTTATGAATCAGGTATATCCGTAGCAACTCCAAGTACACCTTTACAAACAACAATATCAGGATTTACAACCCCTTCAACTCCATCAAATTTAAAAGGAAATGTTTTCATAGCTGCGGCAAATGGAGAACCTTTAAGTGGGATAGAGAGTGTATCACTAGGTCCATCTTTTGCACAATTAAGTAATATTGGTAATACTGTAAATAGTCCGAATATAAACCCAGGAACCGCTCCAAACAACCCAGGAAATAACTTTTTTGCAGGGATAATAAATGTAGCCGACCAAACTAACTCTAGTAATGGACTTTTAAATATAAATGGTACTAACGGGACTAATAATAACGATGGTTTTGCTCCTATTCAAACATTAGGAGGAAGAAATAAATGGGATATAACAGATGTAGATATATCTAGCACGCTGATTCCGAATCAAACATTATTAGCAGGACAAATAACTGAAGGTACCGTGGGCGATGGAGTTCAATTAGTAGCATTAGGTGCTCAAGTACTTGCTCAAGCTCCTGACCTAACAGCTTCTTTGATGTTATATGATATAGATGGTGATGGTCAATATAATGTTGAAGTTGGAGAGCAGATGGTATATGGAATTCAGATTACTAATAATGGATCTGTAGCAGCTAATAATGTTATGTTATCTACGGTATTAGATCAAAGTTGTACATTTGTTACTAACTCTGTTGTAGTTAATGGAACTGTTATGAATGGTGCGGATATAACTAAGAGTGTTAATATAGGAAGTGTTCCTACACATGGTATAGTAGATGTAACGTTTACTGTCATAGTGAATAAATTACCATCAGGGCCAATAGAGTATAATGGAGTATTATTATATGAAACAGTGAACTATAGCTATCAATTTACATCAGGCCAAAATACTATTACAAACTATGATTCAACTAATACAGTTCAAGTAATAGTACAAGAAGGATTATTAAGCATTACAAAGTCAGCTTCTACAACATCTCTTAGTGTAGGAGATACTGTTACTTACACAATAAATATAAACAATATAGGTTCAATATCAGCAACAAATATATTGTTCCAAGATAAAGTTAATCAATATTGTTCATTTGTAGATGGAAGTTTATATATAAATGGAACAAATTACCCAGATGATGATCCTACAGTAGGAGTTACTTTACCTGATATGAATGTTGGAGCAAGTACCCAGATAGTATTTGAGTCTAAAGTAAATTCGCTATCTCCATCAACAAAAGTAAATAACTTATCTTGTGTATCATTTGGATATATATATAATCAATATGGATATCTAAGAGAGCAAACTATATTTAGTAATAGTACGTCTATACAAGTTAATTATGTAGATGTTATAGGAGAAAGATGTAATAGTAATAATTATCCTAATATAGGAGATACAGTGACTTATACATTAAGCTTATCAAATATAGGAAATGAGTCTGCAACTAATGTTCAAGTACAAGAGCCACCAATACCAGGAGTATCATTTGTTACAGGTAGTGTTAAAATAAATGGAACATCACAATCAGACTTAAATCCGTTCACTGGATTTACGCTAACAAATCCTATCAACCCTCAGCAGACTACAACTGTAACTTATCAAGTTTTAGTTAATCAACTTAATCCTGCAAATACAATAGAAAATATTGCTCAAGTTCCATTCAAATATCAAATATCACAAGGCAGTAGTATTATAAGTTCAGAAAAAGATTCTAATAAAGTTGATACTATAGCAAATTATGTATGTATGAATATATCTAAAAGTGTAGATAAGGCTTATGCAAGTATAGGCGATACTTTATACTATACAATTAATGTAAGTAATAGCGGTAATATAAATGCTACTAATACAATGTTTTTAGATAGCTTACAATCCCAGATATCACTTGTATCAGGATCAGTATATATAAATGGAGTATCCTATCCAAATTATGATCCAACGCAAGGATTTACTATAGGAACTATATGTCCAAGTGAAATAGTAGAAATAACTTTTAAAGTTACAGTTAATTCTGTTCCTAATCCAAATATAGTATATAACCATGCAAGTTTATTATACAATTATCAGCCAGACCCTAATGCTAGTACATTAATTAATACAGTCTATAGTAATACTGTTCAAACTACTATAAATCAAGCCTTATATACTATAACAAAAAGTGTAAATAAAACTTATGCACAATTGGGTGATATACTTGTTTATACAACAACTATACAGAATACAGGTACAGTACATTTAACAAATATTATATTTGCAGACTATATTGGTGCTTGGATGAATTTATATCCAGGAACTGTATATGTAAATGGTGTTAATTATCCAAGCTATGATCCAAGTCAATCATTCTCTATAGAGGATTTACATCCTGGAGAGATAGCGACCATAGTTTTTGCAACTACGATAGTCAAAACACCACCAGTTGGATATATACCAAATATGTCAGAAGCGAATATAACATATCAAGTTAATCCAACTTCTCCTGTAGTAACTAAAACTATATTTTCTAATACTGTTGTAACGTATGACCCTCTAGGGACAATAGATTTAGTTAAAAGTGTAGATAAATCATACTCAGTAGTAGGAGACACTTTAACTTACTCATTTACAGCTACAAATACAGGAAATACTACTGTAATTAACACTCTATTTAATGATACACTTCAAGCAGAAGCAACATTTGCAACAGGATCTGTTATGGTAAATGGAATAAGCCAACCTTCATATGATCCAAATAAAGGTTTTACATTAGGAACAATATATATGGGTCAAGTTGTAACTGTCAGTTTCCAAGCGACTATAAATAAGTTACCAAACCCTAATGTTATTAAAAATAGTGCTACAACAGCATTTAGCTATTATGTAGATCCATCTCAACAACCTGTAACTAAAACTGCAACAAGTAATACTGTCACAACAACAATAAATAGTTATTCAGCAACATTAACTAAGAGTGTAGATAAATTATATGCAACGATAGGAGATACTTTAAATTATACTGTCACAGTTAATAATACTGGTACAGTATCTTTAACGAATGTTAACTTTATAGATATTATTGCTAATGGTGCAACGTTTGTGCCGGGTTCAGTATATGTAAATGGCGTAAACAACCCAAGTGCTAATCCGAATACAGGTTTCTCTATAGGTAATATTAGTGCAGGAGGTAGTGAAGTTATAACATTCCAAGCAACTGTAACAACTGTTCCAACACCTCCAACAATAAACAACACAGCTAATATGACATTTGTATATCAATTAACTCCAACATCACCTTATGTAAATGGTAGCTTGACAAGTAACATAGTTACTACAAATATAAGTATGATGTCAGTAACCAATACTAAGAGTGTAGACAAAGCATATGCAACGGTTGGGGATACTTTGACTTATACTTCAGTAATAGCTAACAATGGTAATATAAATATAACAAATACTAATTTTATAGATAATATACCGAGTAATACGACATTTGTAAAAGAATCGGTAAAAATAAACGGAACACCTTATTCGAGTTATGATCCAACTGTTGGATTTACTTTAGAAACTATAACTCCAGGATCATCAGCAACAATAGTATTTGAAGTAACAGTAGCAAGTGTTCCAAGTAATGGATATGTAACAAATACCTCTAATATTAGTTACCAATATCAATTAAATCCAAATTTACCACCTATATCAGCAAATGTAGCTAGTAACTCTGTAACAACTTATATAAATATGGGTAATTTGACAATAACTAAAGCTGCAGATAGAAGCATAGTTAAATTAAATAATGTTATAACTTATAATTTTGTGGTAACTAATACAGGTAACACAAATCTTACTAATTTATCTTTCAAGGATACAATCCAGGGAGAATCTTCATTTAATACAGGATCAGTATATATAAATGGAGTTAATCAACCAAGCTTAAATCTTAACAATGGATTTAGTTTAAGTGATATACCTGTAGGACAGCAAACTACAATTAGTTTTACAGTAACAGCTAATTCAATACCATTAAATAATGAGTTATTAAATACTGGTAGTGTAACTTACTCATATCATATAGATCCTAAAGGAAGCCCTACAACAAAGACAGCAACATCTAACCAAACGACAGTTTATGTTTATGATACTATAATGTCTGCTAATAAATCAGTAGACAAATCAATAGCTAAAATTGGAGATACTTTAAACTTTACAATTAATGTAAGTAATGAAGGCAATGTGTCAGCTAAACAAGTATTATTTGAAGATATATTAGATTTAAATATATCATTTGTTACTGATTCAGTATATATAAATGGAAATCAAGAAAAAGGGTATGATCCTAATAAAGGATTCTCATTACAAGATATAGAGGCAGGTTCAACTACAACAGTAACTTTCGAGGCTACAGTAAAAACCAGACCGGCTAACAATATAGTTTACAACTATGCTGTAATTAATTATGAATATACTGTAGGTCAACAAACTACACAAGCAGCTATAAATACTAATACTACTCAAACTTATGTTGCAGTTGGAGAGTTAACAATTGCTAAATCAGTAGATAAGATATATGCTACAGTTGGAGATAACTTATCATACAGCGTAACTATAACAAATACAGGTTCAGTAAATGCAACTAAGTTAGCATTCCAAGATTTAATACCAAATGGAGCTACTTTTAACACAAGTTCAGTAGTTATAGATGGTATATCTCAATCAACATTTAATCCGAATACAGGATTTAATTTAAGTGACTTGATACCAAATCAATCTCATACAGTGGTATTTAGTGTTAATGTTAGCTCATTACCAGCAAGTGGAGAAATAGATAATACTGCTGATGTAACGTTCACTTATCAGTTAACTCCATCAGATAGTCCTGTTACAACGACAACTCCTTCTAATACTGTTAAAACATATATAGAAGTGTGTATGTTAAATCTTGCAAAAGTAGTAGATAAGTCATATGCAACGATAGGGGATACTTTAAACTATAGTATAACTATAAATAATACAGGAAATGCTAATGCTACTAATATAGTATTCAAAGATATGATTCAATCAAATGCTACATTTGTTAGTGGATCTGTAAAAATAAATGGAACAACTCAATCAACTTATGATCCAAATAAAGGATTTATTTTATCTGATATACCTGGATATGGAACTACTACGGTAACATTTGCAGTAACAGTTCAGACTTTACCAACAAGCTACATTATTTACAATGCAGCTACAACATCTTATAGTTACTATATAAATCCAAATAACCCTATTATAACAACACAATCAACAAGTAATACAGTAACGACAATGATAAATATAGGATTACTTACAGCTACTAAATCAGTTAGTAAAGCATACGCAACAGTAGGAGATATATTGACTTATACAGTAAATATAGTAAATACAGGTAATGTAGTGGCTAGTTCTATAAACTTTAGAGATGTTATACCAACTGGATTAACTTTTGTAACAGGGTCAGTGACTATAAATGGAACATTTTATACAACGTATGATCCTTATGCAAGTTTCACATTAGGTAATATATCACCTGGTGCTACTGTAGTTGTTACATTTAATGCCGCTGTAGCATCTTTACCAACTCCATCATTAGTAAGCAATACAGCAAATATAACTTTCTCATATTATGTAAATCCAAGTGGATCTATTATAGTAGCGCAAGTTAACTCTAATACAGTAACTACTCAAATAAATGTTGGAACAATAACACTTACAAAGAGCGTAGACAAATCATATTCTACTATGGGTAATATATTGACTTATACAGTTGTAATAAATAATACTGGTAACGTAGATGCAAGTAATGTGATATTTACAGATAACTTACAAATGGATGTTACATTTAATGAGGGATCTGTAATAGTTAATGGTAAGTCTGAGCCGACTTATGATCCAACTAAAGGATTTATCATAGGAACAATATCAACATTAGGCTATGCTACTGTATCATTTACAGTTACTGTTATACCTGCACCAACTCAGAGCACAGTACTAAACTTTGTAGTAGGAACATTCTCTTATAAGGTAGATCCTAATGGTCAATATTATAGCAACTCAGTTCAATCTAATACAGTATCAACTATTATAGTAATACCTAGCTTAACTGCAACTAAGGTAGTAGATAAAGCGTATGCAACTATAGGAGATACTCTAAACTATAATGTATCAGTTCAAAACACAGGGAATACAACTATATCACAATTATTCTTTACAGATTTCTTATCTAATGGTGCAGTATTTAAATCAGGAACTTTAGTAATAGATGGAGTAAGTTATCAAAATTATGATCCTACTGTTGGATTTAATTTGCCAAATAGCCTTATAGCTGGAAATACATCTTTGGTTCAATTCCAAGCAACAGTAACAGCACTTCCATCACCACCACAAGTAACGAATTATGCATTAGTTAATGGAGTATATTATGTAAATCCTCAAGGATCAACTTATCCGATAAGTGCAACATCAAATACAGTAACTACTAATATAAACTTAGGTAGTTTATCTAATACAAAAACTGTAGATAAGATGTATGCTAGCGTTAATGATACAGTAACTTACACTTCAACGATAACTAATACAGGTAACATAAATGCTACCAGTATACAATTTATAGATTCATTACAATCAGCATTGACTTATGTATCAGGGACTGTAACTATAAATGGAGTAGTATATCCATCATTAGACCCAACAGTTGGATTCTCATTGTCAGACTTAGCTCCAGGTCAAACAGTAACGGTAGTATTCAGTGCTAAGATAAATTCGCTACCAACACCACCATATGTAACAAATACTTCTAGTGCTCAATTTAGTTATTATATAAACCCTAATACAGCTATAATAACTAAGACTCAAAACAGTAATACTGTAACAACTAACGTTGTTTTAGGTAAGATAAATACTACAAAAGCTGTAGATAAACCAATAGCTACACTAGGAGATATTTTAACTTATACAGTAACATTGACTAATGTAGGGAATGTTATAGATAATAATGTATTATTCCAAGATACACCATCTACCGGAGTAACATTTAATAAAGGAAGTGTAACTGTAAATGGAACTAGCCAGCCAACATATGATCCAACAGCTGGATTTAGCCTTGGTAATATAGGAATAGGTAATGTCGTAACTGTAATATTTACTGTAACTGTGAAGTCAGTACCTTCAAGTAATCAAGTAACAAACCAAGCTATTATTCCTTTCCAATATGTAGTTGATCCAAAACAAAATCCGTACAGTAGCACAAGTTATTCAAATACTGTAACAACAAATATTGCATATGGTAATTTAAGCGTAAATAAATCAGTAAACAAACAATTTGCTACGATAGGAGATACGATAACTTATACAGTTGTAGTTACTAATGTAGGTAATATAAATGCAACTAATGTTGTATTCTTAGACCCAACTCCTCAAAACTCTATATTTGTATTAAGATCAGTAACTATAAATGGTGTAGCATACCCAGATTACAATCCATCTGCTGGATTTAACTTAAATACAATGACGCCAGGTCAAATTATAACAGTAGTATATCAAGTTCAAGTTATAGATTTATGTTAA
- a CDS encoding methylated-DNA--[protein]-cysteine S-methyltransferase: protein MDKKFFAYYDSPVGILEICTTENELISVLYVEDANESSECPEILQEVIKQLDEYFNGDRKDFDIKFKLKGTEFQKKVWTALTDIPYGETVSYKNIATKIGNEKAVRAVGSTNGKNIINIIVPCHRVIGANKSLTGYGGGLHRKSWLLKHEGSIE, encoded by the coding sequence ATGGATAAAAAATTTTTTGCTTATTATGATTCACCTGTGGGTATTTTAGAAATATGTACAACAGAAAATGAATTGATTTCAGTGTTATACGTAGAGGATGCAAACGAATCTTCAGAATGTCCAGAGATTTTACAAGAGGTTATAAAACAATTAGATGAATATTTCAATGGAGATAGAAAAGATTTTGATATAAAATTCAAATTAAAAGGAACTGAATTTCAAAAAAAGGTATGGACTGCATTAACGGACATACCATATGGTGAGACTGTTTCATACAAAAATATTGCTACGAAAATAGGTAATGAAAAAGCAGTAAGGGCAGTAGGTAGTACTAATGGTAAAAATATTATAAATATAATAGTTCCTTGTCATAGAGTAATTGGAGCAAATAAAAGTTTAACTGGATATGGTGGAGGACTTCACAGAAAATCATGGCTTTTAAAACATGAAGGCAGTATTGAATAA
- a CDS encoding GNAT family N-acetyltransferase has product MSLTIKNINEKNREDILGLKVLKSQENFIETIEECLDEASEDSKWRTVGIYDEDIAVGFAMYALFLDEGKNGRVWLDRFLISQEHQGKGYGENGIKLLIKQLYREYGYKKIYLSVYDINKNAIGLYKKIGFDFNGDVDLKGEKVMVINLDNMENLND; this is encoded by the coding sequence ATGAGTTTAACTATAAAAAATATTAATGAAAAAAATAGAGAAGACATCTTAGGGCTAAAAGTATTGAAATCACAGGAGAATTTTATAGAAACTATAGAAGAATGTTTAGATGAAGCAAGTGAAGATTCAAAATGGAGAACGGTTGGAATATATGATGAAGATATAGCAGTAGGTTTTGCTATGTATGCTTTATTTTTAGATGAGGGTAAAAATGGAAGGGTATGGCTAGATAGATTTTTAATCTCACAAGAACATCAAGGCAAAGGATATGGTGAGAATGGCATTAAACTTTTAATAAAACAATTATATCGTGAATATGGATATAAAAAAATATACCTAAGCGTATATGATATAAACAAAAATGCTATAGGTTTATATAAAAAAATAGGCTTTGATTTTAATGGAGACGTTGATTTAAAAGGCGAAAAAGTAATGGTAATAAATTTAGATAATATGGAGAATTTGAATGATTAA
- a CDS encoding MATE family efflux transporter — translation MIKANIFEDKSISNLIILFSFPAICSLVLESLSSMIDTAFAGHLGNMSHEALSAMGILSPVLLLLIAAQLIFGVSTSIVISKKLGENNKEKINNTFKVGLYASFISSTMISIIIFLFQDIILKVLGANGLVMELAKDYLNIAIIFNIFSSVGYMLVNNIRAFGYPKVEIIVGVSSTAINIIFNVLFTFIFNMGIKGIALSTLVSEIFYFTFAMIFLINKGLWIQKSNLKLIEGKEILLCLVKIGFVQFLMQSLNSVSGFIINKVLIRYGSMSYVGAWSICSNINMVILLPLIGITQGVQALIAYFIGKNDIEKEHIVKSKIVKYSLIYSITLTVLVYLFTYNIAKIFTDNTELANISVPIMKIIVTGFPFLGIIYTLITFMQVSGDENSASRLELVRQLLFLIPLVILLPELFYRYDIMNLTPQIAIFFSIPISNILLVCIYIKKLKFLYKKD, via the coding sequence ATGATTAAAGCAAATATTTTTGAAGATAAATCAATATCTAATTTAATCATTTTATTTTCATTTCCAGCTATATGCTCTTTAGTTCTTGAATCACTATCTTCTATGATAGATACTGCATTTGCAGGTCATTTAGGTAATATGAGTCATGAAGCTTTGTCAGCCATGGGAATATTAAGTCCAGTACTATTACTTCTAATTGCTGCGCAATTAATATTTGGAGTATCTACAAGTATAGTCATATCAAAAAAATTAGGTGAGAATAACAAAGAAAAGATAAATAATACATTTAAAGTGGGACTGTATGCAAGTTTTATATCAAGCACTATGATATCTATAATAATATTTTTATTTCAAGATATTATATTAAAGGTACTTGGGGCAAATGGGCTAGTAATGGAGCTTGCAAAAGATTATTTAAATATAGCTATAATATTTAATATTTTTAGTTCAGTTGGATATATGCTAGTTAATAACATTAGAGCTTTTGGATATCCTAAAGTTGAAATTATAGTAGGTGTTTCATCAACGGCAATTAATATAATATTTAATGTATTATTTACTTTTATTTTTAATATGGGAATAAAGGGTATTGCATTATCTACATTAGTTAGTGAAATATTTTATTTTACATTTGCTATGATATTTTTAATAAATAAAGGACTATGGATACAAAAAAGTAATTTAAAGCTGATAGAAGGAAAAGAAATATTATTATGTTTAGTTAAGATAGGATTTGTTCAGTTTTTGATGCAATCATTAAATAGTGTTAGTGGATTTATTATTAATAAGGTTTTGATAAGATATGGGAGTATGTCATATGTAGGTGCGTGGTCTATTTGTAGCAATATAAATATGGTTATTTTATTACCGCTAATAGGAATAACCCAAGGAGTTCAGGCATTAATAGCATATTTTATTGGGAAAAATGATATAGAAAAAGAGCATATAGTAAAGTCTAAAATAGTAAAATATAGTTTGATTTACTCTATAACCTTAACTGTTTTAGTATATTTATTTACTTATAACATAGCAAAAATATTTACAGATAATACTGAATTAGCTAATATATCAGTACCTATAATGAAAATAATAGTAACGGGATTTCCATTTTTAGGTATAATATATACTTTAATTACATTCATGCAAGTATCTGGAGATGAGAATAGTGCGAGTAGATTAGAGCTAGTAAGACAACTATTATTCCTTATACCTTTAGTTATACTTCTTCCTGAATTGTTTTATAGATACGATATTATGAATTTAACACCGCAGATTGCTATATTTTTTTCAATACCAATATCAAATATATTACTAGTATGTATATATATTAAAAAATTAAAATTTTTATATAAGAAAGATTAA
- a CDS encoding nucleoside triphosphate pyrophosphohydrolase family protein yields MNIEKFESYQEQIQRTRSFNETELANYTLGLVCEAGEFGDLIKKHLFHGHELDEEKVKSELGDVLWYLGNICNILDIKLEDIAFGNIQKLKNRYPNGFSQQDSINREE; encoded by the coding sequence ATGAATATAGAGAAATTTGAAAGTTATCAAGAACAAATACAAAGAACGAGAAGTTTTAATGAAACGGAGCTTGCTAATTACACATTAGGATTGGTTTGTGAAGCTGGAGAATTTGGAGATTTGATAAAAAAGCACCTATTCCATGGTCATGAATTAGATGAAGAAAAAGTAAAATCAGAATTAGGAGATGTACTTTGGTACCTAGGGAATATATGCAATATATTAGATATAAAGTTAGAAGATATTGCATTTGGAAATATTCAAAAACTAAAAAATAGATATCCAAATGGATTTTCTCAGCAAGACAGTATAAATAGAGAAGAGTAA